Proteins encoded within one genomic window of Gracilimonas sp.:
- a CDS encoding N-acetylornithine carbamoyltransferase, giving the protein MKSFLSIQDVSNLPALLKDALEIKKNPHLYAKLGQQKSMCLIFLNPSLRTRLSAQKAAFNLGLSTAVLDVGSQGWQLEFGDGIIMDSDKAEHIKEAAAVIGSYFDVVAIRAFAKLEDRNEDYSEQVMESFKKYCPVPIINMESGTGHPLQAFADLITIEENKMVAKPKVVLTWAPHPKPLPQAVANSFCRWIQAANFDLTITHPKGYELVDEAVGKATVVYNQQNALDGADFVYAKNWSSYTNYGKVLSKDPDWMVTQEKMNLTNQGKFMHCLPVRRNVIVEDAVLDSDQSLVIPQATNRVISMQTVLKNILEEMKK; this is encoded by the coding sequence ATGAAATCATTTCTGTCCATACAAGATGTTTCAAACCTTCCGGCATTGCTAAAAGATGCTTTGGAAATAAAGAAAAATCCGCACCTTTATGCCAAGCTTGGGCAACAAAAGTCTATGTGTTTGATATTTCTGAATCCCAGCCTTAGAACAAGGCTAAGTGCTCAAAAAGCCGCTTTCAATCTTGGTTTAAGCACTGCTGTTTTAGATGTAGGGAGTCAGGGCTGGCAACTTGAATTTGGTGATGGAATAATCATGGATTCCGACAAAGCTGAACATATCAAAGAGGCTGCCGCAGTAATCGGTTCCTATTTTGATGTTGTAGCCATCAGGGCTTTTGCAAAGCTTGAAGACCGTAATGAAGATTACAGTGAACAGGTGATGGAATCGTTCAAAAAATACTGTCCCGTACCGATTATTAATATGGAATCCGGAACCGGGCATCCGTTGCAGGCCTTTGCCGATCTTATCACCATTGAAGAAAATAAAATGGTTGCAAAACCCAAAGTGGTTTTAACCTGGGCTCCTCACCCAAAACCACTTCCACAAGCTGTGGCCAATTCATTTTGCAGGTGGATACAAGCAGCAAACTTTGATCTCACCATTACTCATCCCAAAGGTTACGAATTAGTGGATGAAGCAGTCGGAAAGGCCACGGTCGTTTATAATCAGCAAAATGCATTGGATGGAGCTGATTTTGTATATGCCAAAAACTGGAGCAGCTATACAAATTACGGGAAAGTATTATCTAAAGATCCGGACTGGATGGTGACGCAGGAAAAAATGAATTTAACCAATCAGGGAAAGTTTATGCACTGCCTTCCCGTTCGACGAAATGTGATTGTGGAAGATGCTGTATTAGACAGTGATCAAAGCCTGGTAATACCGCAAGCAACTAACAGGGTGATTTCCATGCAAACTGTACTGAAGAATATTTTAGAGGAAATGAAAAAATGA
- the argB gene encoding acetylglutamate kinase has product MSSVKVVKIGGKIIDDDQILDAFLKDFVSIKEPKILVHGGGAIASKIGKKLGITPNMIEGRRITDEKSLEVITMVYGGLVNKKIVAKLQAFGKNAVGLSGADLNIIPAKKRNPKPVDFGWVGDIDQVNSKWLLNFLNQDITPVLAPLTHDGKGNMLNTNADSIASAASAELAKTNETELIFCFEKPGVMNKEKLITEINLLLYRHLRDIGLITDGMIPKIDLGFQALKNGVKTVSIRSFKSVSKITSGTQLIT; this is encoded by the coding sequence ATGAGCTCTGTGAAAGTGGTAAAAATTGGAGGAAAGATCATTGATGATGATCAAATACTGGATGCTTTCTTGAAAGATTTTGTGTCCATTAAAGAACCAAAAATCCTGGTTCATGGAGGAGGTGCTATAGCTTCCAAAATAGGTAAAAAACTCGGTATTACACCCAATATGATAGAAGGCAGACGTATTACGGATGAAAAATCCCTGGAGGTCATAACCATGGTTTACGGAGGCCTGGTAAACAAAAAAATTGTAGCTAAACTACAGGCTTTTGGCAAAAATGCAGTCGGACTTTCCGGGGCCGACCTCAATATAATTCCCGCAAAAAAACGAAATCCTAAACCTGTTGATTTCGGTTGGGTTGGGGATATTGATCAAGTTAATTCTAAATGGTTGCTAAATTTTTTAAATCAAGATATAACTCCGGTACTTGCCCCACTCACCCACGATGGGAAGGGAAATATGCTAAACACGAATGCTGACAGTATTGCTTCGGCAGCATCGGCAGAATTGGCAAAAACCAATGAAACAGAACTCATTTTCTGCTTTGAAAAACCCGGTGTGATGAATAAGGAAAAGCTAATCACCGAGATAAACCTTCTTCTTTATCGTCATTTAAGGGATATAGGACTGATTACAGATGGAATGATTCCAAAAATAGATCTCGGATTTCAGGCACTCAAAAATGGAGTAAAAACAGTGAGTATTCGAAGTTTTAAATCCGTTTCCAAAATAACCTCGGGCACACAATTAATAACATGA
- a CDS encoding M20 family metallo-hydrolase translates to MNKIERLSEQAIELLKKLISIPSYSSEEDKTADLLLGALEEFGFTVHRKGNNVWTWAGEIESSKPTLMLNSHHDTVKTSSKWIKDPFTPTLENDKLFGLGSNDAGGPLVSLLAAFVYLSEKEQPYNLVFLASAEEETSGKNGVPIVLPDLGKIDLAVVGEPTSMDLAIAERGLIVLDCLSHGESGHAARAEGDNAIYKALEDIQWFRTFQFEKVSEVLGEINMTVTLIEAGSQHNVVPDECRFVVDVRPNEFYTNDEVVNIIRKHVGCEVDPRSTNLNASGISPDHSIVIKARQSGIRTYGSKTMSDQVHMTFDSVKIGPGDTHRSHTADEFIYLDEIREGIKIYIQLLNQLEI, encoded by the coding sequence ATGAATAAAATAGAACGACTTAGCGAACAGGCGATTGAGCTTCTAAAAAAACTGATTTCTATACCATCATATAGCAGTGAAGAGGATAAAACAGCTGATTTACTTTTAGGGGCTCTGGAAGAGTTCGGGTTTACCGTTCATCGTAAAGGAAATAATGTTTGGACATGGGCGGGAGAAATTGAATCAAGTAAACCTACACTGATGTTGAATTCGCATCACGACACTGTAAAAACCTCATCAAAGTGGATCAAGGATCCATTCACACCAACTTTGGAAAATGATAAATTATTTGGCTTGGGAAGTAATGATGCGGGTGGGCCACTGGTGAGTCTATTGGCTGCTTTTGTATATCTCAGCGAAAAAGAACAACCCTATAATTTAGTATTTCTGGCATCGGCCGAAGAAGAGACATCAGGGAAAAATGGAGTCCCAATCGTACTACCTGATTTGGGAAAAATTGACTTAGCCGTTGTTGGTGAACCGACATCTATGGACTTAGCCATAGCCGAGCGCGGTTTAATTGTTTTGGATTGTCTCAGCCATGGTGAAAGCGGCCATGCAGCCAGGGCAGAAGGTGACAATGCAATTTACAAGGCTTTGGAAGACATTCAATGGTTTCGCACTTTTCAGTTTGAAAAAGTATCGGAGGTGCTGGGCGAAATTAACATGACGGTGACTTTGATTGAGGCCGGAAGTCAACATAATGTGGTACCTGATGAATGCCGATTTGTTGTGGATGTGCGTCCCAATGAGTTTTATACGAATGACGAAGTAGTGAACATAATCCGCAAGCATGTAGGGTGTGAAGTGGATCCCCGGTCAACAAATTTAAATGCTTCAGGTATTTCACCGGATCATTCCATCGTAATTAAAGCGAGACAATCAGGAATCAGAACCTATGGTTCAAAAACAATGTCGGACCAGGTACACATGACCTTTGACAGTGTGAAAATCGGCCCTGGAGATACTCATCGTTCGCATACCGCCGATGAATTTATTTATTTGGATGAAATACGGGAAGGCATCAAAATCTATATTCAGCTTTTAAATCAATTAGAAATATAA
- the argH gene encoding argininosuccinate lyase, with the protein MKKLWEKGVKTDEFIEKFTVGKDRELDLVLAKYDVKGTIAHITMLESVGLLKKEELNKLTKELNRILEEVIEPGNFEIEDGVEDVHSQIELMLTRELGDIGKKVHSGRSRNDQVLVDLRLYLRDEIKEIAKLSEKLFDTLIVQSETTKKILLPGYTHTQAAMPSSFGLWFGAYAESLVDDLVLMESTYHIINRNPLGSAAGYGSSFPLNRTMTTELLGFEGMNVNSVYAQMGRGKTEQTLAFAMAGLAGTLNKLASDVCLYNSQNFNFIKLPDDLTTGSSIMPHKKNPDVFELIRAKTNILRTLPNQIIMATTNLTSGYHRDFQVLKEILFPAIQELKNCLFITEYAAGKIQINDQILGDPKYKLIFSVEAVNEMVLNGTPFRDAYQKIAQQIEDGNFEPPKELKHTHEGSIGNLGNKKIEKRLNKIMLNFE; encoded by the coding sequence ATGAAAAAATTGTGGGAAAAGGGAGTTAAAACCGATGAATTTATCGAGAAATTCACGGTAGGAAAAGACCGTGAACTGGACTTGGTTCTCGCTAAGTACGACGTAAAGGGAACCATTGCACACATCACCATGCTGGAATCGGTTGGTTTATTGAAAAAGGAGGAGTTGAATAAACTGACAAAGGAATTAAACCGGATTTTGGAGGAAGTTATTGAGCCGGGCAATTTTGAGATTGAAGACGGCGTAGAAGACGTCCATTCCCAAATTGAATTGATGCTGACCAGAGAACTTGGAGATATCGGTAAAAAAGTACATTCCGGCCGCTCCCGAAACGATCAGGTTTTAGTAGACCTAAGATTGTACTTAAGAGATGAAATCAAGGAAATTGCCAAGCTTTCCGAAAAATTGTTTGATACGCTGATTGTACAGAGCGAAACAACCAAGAAAATTCTGCTTCCGGGGTATACCCATACTCAAGCTGCAATGCCTTCCAGTTTCGGCTTGTGGTTTGGGGCCTATGCCGAAAGCCTGGTTGATGATTTGGTACTAATGGAATCGACCTATCATATCATCAACCGGAATCCTTTGGGGTCAGCAGCCGGTTACGGTTCTTCTTTCCCGCTAAACCGAACCATGACTACTGAATTACTTGGTTTTGAAGGCATGAATGTAAATTCAGTATATGCTCAAATGGGACGGGGTAAAACCGAACAAACCCTGGCCTTTGCAATGGCGGGACTTGCCGGAACGCTCAATAAACTGGCTTCTGATGTTTGTTTGTACAACAGCCAGAACTTCAACTTTATCAAACTTCCCGATGATCTTACAACCGGTTCCAGTATTATGCCGCACAAGAAAAATCCGGATGTATTCGAATTGATTCGGGCAAAAACCAATATTCTACGAACATTACCCAATCAAATCATAATGGCAACCACCAACCTGACTTCAGGTTATCACCGTGATTTTCAAGTTCTAAAAGAAATTTTATTCCCGGCAATACAAGAGCTTAAAAATTGTTTATTTATTACAGAATATGCTGCCGGAAAAATACAGATCAACGATCAGATACTGGGTGATCCTAAATATAAACTCATTTTTTCGGTTGAAGCTGTTAATGAAATGGTATTGAACGGAACACCCTTTCGTGATGCCTATCAAAAGATAGCTCAGCAAATTGAGGATGGAAATTTTGAACCGCCCAAAGAGCTGAAACATACCCATGAAGGAAGTATTGGAAATTTAGGAAACAAAAAAATTGAAAAAAGACTAAATAAGATCATGTTAAATTTCGAATGA
- a CDS encoding 2'-5' RNA ligase family protein: MSNELYFIAIIPPAPLKDKIQELKLEVKEKFNSSHSLNAPPHITLISPFRLDKANEESVHSLLEVFTQAFDFLEVQLNNFSTFPPRVIFIDVIETPGLINIQQRLENMARSNPDIFNYNYDKRPYHPHVTLAFKDLTKSNFHKAWKEFEHRTFNASFTGEALSLLKHDGERWEEVKTFALGR; this comes from the coding sequence ATGTCTAATGAGCTCTATTTCATAGCAATCATTCCTCCGGCTCCGCTAAAAGATAAAATACAGGAGCTGAAACTTGAGGTTAAAGAGAAATTTAACAGTTCACATTCTTTAAACGCTCCTCCACATATTACTCTCATAAGCCCTTTTCGATTGGATAAGGCAAACGAGGAGAGCGTTCACTCTCTGTTGGAAGTCTTTACCCAAGCTTTCGATTTTCTTGAAGTACAACTCAATAATTTTTCAACCTTCCCACCACGCGTTATTTTTATTGATGTAATAGAAACGCCGGGGCTCATAAATATTCAACAGAGATTGGAAAATATGGCTCGTTCAAACCCCGATATCTTCAACTATAATTATGATAAACGGCCATATCATCCCCATGTAACCCTGGCTTTTAAAGACCTGACTAAAAGTAATTTCCATAAAGCCTGGAAGGAGTTTGAGCATCGAACTTTTAATGCTTCCTTTACGGGTGAAGCACTCAGCCTGCTTAAACACGACGGGGAAAGGTGGGAAGAGGTTAAAACATTTGCATTAGGAAGGTAA
- a CDS encoding lysophospholipid acyltransferase family protein encodes MSKIRGYLKLVLLLLYTLFTYGIYAVGLLIPKIFRLRYEPWRNLFMRTWARGVVAIFNMKITVEGIPPKPPFFIVSNHLSYLDIVPLYLSLRCTFVAKKAVRSWPVLGFMIDSVGVIFVDRTRRTDVKRVNEILSKSMNEYQGLILFPEGTSSGGEEVLPFHASLLEYPAQANTEVHTVSISYQTAEEDEPARDSVCFFGARHGFLEHLMKLAQTRKVFCKMRFGQRAIQSSDRKDLAAKLHHEVQQIFEPSSP; translated from the coding sequence ATGAGTAAAATTCGCGGTTATTTAAAGCTTGTTTTGTTGTTGCTGTACACTCTTTTTACCTACGGTATTTATGCTGTGGGTTTACTGATTCCAAAAATCTTCAGGTTACGGTATGAACCCTGGCGGAATCTATTTATGCGGACATGGGCCCGGGGGGTCGTTGCTATTTTTAATATGAAAATTACCGTAGAAGGAATCCCTCCTAAGCCTCCTTTTTTTATCGTATCCAATCATCTCAGTTATCTGGATATTGTACCGTTATACCTGAGTTTGCGATGTACATTTGTGGCCAAAAAAGCAGTAAGAAGCTGGCCGGTTTTGGGATTTATGATCGATTCAGTTGGAGTCATATTTGTGGACCGTACCAGGCGAACGGATGTAAAAAGGGTGAATGAAATTCTTTCAAAATCTATGAATGAGTATCAAGGGCTTATTCTATTTCCCGAAGGCACTTCTTCCGGGGGAGAAGAAGTGTTGCCCTTTCATGCATCGTTGTTGGAGTATCCGGCACAAGCCAATACAGAGGTTCATACTGTTTCCATTTCATATCAGACTGCAGAGGAAGATGAACCTGCCCGCGACAGCGTGTGTTTTTTTGGCGCTCGCCATGGGTTTTTAGAGCATTTGATGAAGTTGGCTCAAACTCGCAAAGTATTCTGCAAAATGCGTTTTGGGCAACGGGCCATACAGTCTTCCGACAGAAAAGATTTGGCCGCAAAGCTTCATCATGAAGTTCAGCAAATTTTTGAACCGAGTTCCCCTTAA
- a CDS encoding GNAT family N-acetyltransferase: MKAEKQILPDISNHRYTVSIARTDAEIEKALELRYRVFYEELHREFNSSSNIDQDKYDDQCHHLIVTENQSQKVVGTYRLQTYEQAVSGEGFYSESLFNLNELPGEILSQSFEVGRACIEEEHRSGRVLFLLWKGFAGYLQALNKRYLLGSLGIPAKSPQEALAIYNELEEQGVIHKEYRVSAKEPYRQNGEARKTVRQKKFKASGLLENYLSVGCDIISKPAYHQDLELLYVMIFMDIEKITPRIKKMFFG; this comes from the coding sequence TTGAAAGCTGAAAAACAGATTTTACCGGATATTTCTAATCACCGGTACACCGTTAGTATTGCAAGAACAGATGCTGAAATTGAGAAGGCATTGGAACTCAGGTATCGCGTTTTTTATGAAGAATTGCATCGGGAGTTTAATTCTTCCAGTAATATTGATCAAGACAAGTATGATGACCAGTGTCATCATTTAATTGTTACGGAAAACCAGTCCCAAAAAGTTGTGGGTACCTATCGGCTGCAAACCTATGAACAAGCAGTTTCCGGGGAAGGTTTTTATTCTGAAAGCCTTTTTAACCTTAACGAGTTGCCGGGCGAGATTCTTTCCCAAAGCTTTGAGGTAGGACGCGCGTGTATAGAAGAAGAACATCGCAGCGGACGTGTTTTGTTTTTGTTATGGAAAGGATTTGCAGGATACCTGCAAGCATTGAATAAAAGATATTTACTGGGCAGTTTGGGAATACCGGCAAAATCACCGCAAGAAGCACTGGCTATTTACAATGAACTGGAAGAGCAAGGTGTTATCCATAAAGAATACCGGGTTAGTGCAAAAGAACCGTATCGACAAAATGGCGAGGCGAGGAAAACTGTAAGGCAGAAAAAATTCAAGGCGTCCGGACTGCTTGAAAATTATCTAAGCGTAGGTTGTGACATCATCAGTAAGCCGGCTTATCATCAAGACCTTGAGTTGCTGTATGTGATGATTTTTATGGATATTGAGAAAATCACTCCTCGTATCAAAAAAATGTTTTTTGGTTAA
- a CDS encoding MFS transporter, whose protein sequence is MSSTAEESQPRLLRDVNLYIIFGITLTAVMGVSSIAPAFPSIADAFDVSAQQIGLLITFFTLPGIFITPVLGLLADRFGRKIVLVPSLFLFGIAGTACAYATSFEQMLLFRAFQGMGSASLGALNLTLIGDLYSGNRRATAMGYNGSVLSIGTAFYPAVGGALAVLGWHYPFFLSLLAIPVGLFVLTHLEKTGSDGGLNVSEIFSNVASSLVSKKVIPLFVGIFLTFIMLYGGYITFFTILLDERFGQNSLWIGIILSGSSFMTAYTSSQLGKLTLRFSEVNLIRTAAILYLSIFLMLPIVESIWWFIIPVIIFGAAQGINIPSILNLLTGYADKEYRAAFLSVNWVVMRTGQALGPYLLGLVYAGISLNATFYSAAIAAGLFVISSVFFMKKEWYEATDVGTIEDL, encoded by the coding sequence TTGAGCAGTACAGCTGAAGAATCACAACCTCGTTTATTGCGTGATGTAAACCTCTACATCATTTTTGGCATTACTCTAACAGCTGTAATGGGCGTTTCCTCTATTGCTCCTGCCTTCCCTTCTATAGCTGATGCATTCGACGTTTCAGCCCAGCAAATTGGTTTGTTAATTACCTTTTTCACATTGCCCGGTATTTTTATTACACCTGTTCTTGGTCTTTTAGCTGACCGCTTCGGACGTAAAATTGTTTTGGTGCCCTCTCTTTTTCTTTTTGGAATTGCCGGAACGGCTTGTGCTTACGCCACTTCTTTTGAGCAAATGTTATTATTCAGAGCGTTTCAGGGTATGGGCAGTGCCTCTCTCGGAGCATTAAATCTTACGCTAATCGGGGATTTATATTCCGGGAATCGCAGAGCTACAGCGATGGGATATAATGGAAGTGTCTTAAGTATCGGTACTGCTTTTTATCCTGCTGTGGGCGGGGCACTTGCTGTGTTAGGATGGCATTATCCCTTTTTCTTAAGCCTTCTCGCCATTCCGGTCGGACTTTTCGTGCTCACCCATCTCGAGAAAACAGGTTCGGACGGCGGGCTTAATGTTTCTGAGATCTTTTCAAATGTAGCTTCCTCACTTGTTTCTAAAAAAGTGATCCCGCTTTTTGTGGGAATATTTCTGACCTTCATCATGCTTTATGGAGGGTACATCACCTTTTTCACCATTCTACTCGATGAGAGATTTGGACAGAATTCATTGTGGATTGGGATCATCTTGTCCGGCTCATCTTTTATGACCGCATACACTTCTTCCCAGCTCGGCAAACTCACCCTGCGATTTTCGGAAGTCAACCTGATTCGCACGGCTGCTATTTTGTACTTATCCATTTTTCTCATGCTCCCTATCGTTGAAAGCATTTGGTGGTTTATTATCCCCGTAATTATCTTCGGGGCCGCACAAGGCATTAACATCCCTAGTATTCTGAACCTTCTAACCGGCTATGCCGACAAGGAATATCGTGCAGCCTTCCTATCCGTGAATTGGGTGGTTATGCGTACCGGTCAGGCACTCGGACCTTACTTGCTGGGCTTGGTATATGCCGGAATCAGCCTTAATGCCACTTTCTACTCGGCCGCCATCGCTGCCGGATTATTTGTAATCTCCTCTGTCTTTTTCATGAAGAAAGAATGGTATGAAGCTACTGATGTGGGTACGATCGAAGATCTGTAG
- a CDS encoding NADP-dependent oxidoreductase, protein MSEQMRAAYIEEYGDLTNIKTDQLDKPEAGEGEVLIRVKAAGVNPVDAAVARGMLKDAIPGEFPLIPGWDVAGVVEETGHSASRFSTGDEVYAYARRPKIKHGTFAEYVSLPESYLAERPTNISMEEAGGIPLVGLTAYQSIFDFGELKKGQTLLILGASGGVGTLAIQLAKSVGATVIGVASEANHEYMKELGADITIDYKDNHVGEAVEKVQPEGVDLIFHCSRGDSFTQVMETNVLKDGGKVVSITKSKPDISDDIEFKYVFVEPNAEQLEHIAGLADNGKIKVPVTRTYSLDEVVQALQEIEKLHTRGKLVITP, encoded by the coding sequence ATGAGTGAACAAATGAGAGCTGCTTATATTGAAGAATACGGAGATCTAACTAATATTAAGACCGATCAATTGGACAAGCCCGAAGCAGGGGAAGGAGAGGTTTTGATCCGGGTTAAAGCTGCCGGAGTAAATCCCGTTGATGCTGCTGTTGCAAGGGGCATGCTTAAAGATGCCATTCCCGGTGAATTTCCTTTAATCCCGGGATGGGATGTGGCAGGTGTAGTGGAAGAGACCGGTCACTCGGCCAGCCGTTTTAGTACCGGTGATGAAGTGTATGCATATGCAAGACGTCCCAAAATTAAACACGGTACGTTTGCAGAGTATGTGAGCCTACCGGAATCTTACCTTGCTGAAAGGCCAACCAATATTTCTATGGAAGAAGCCGGTGGAATACCATTAGTGGGATTAACAGCCTATCAATCGATTTTTGATTTTGGAGAGCTCAAAAAGGGTCAGACCTTGTTAATTTTAGGTGCTTCAGGTGGGGTAGGGACTTTAGCTATTCAATTAGCGAAATCTGTTGGAGCAACCGTAATTGGTGTGGCGAGTGAAGCCAATCATGAGTATATGAAAGAACTCGGGGCTGATATCACGATTGATTACAAAGATAATCATGTGGGAGAAGCTGTTGAAAAAGTCCAACCTGAAGGAGTTGATCTTATCTTTCATTGTTCACGTGGGGATTCTTTTACACAAGTCATGGAAACAAATGTATTAAAAGACGGCGGAAAAGTTGTTTCTATAACCAAGAGTAAACCCGATATCAGCGATGACATTGAATTTAAGTATGTATTTGTAGAACCAAATGCCGAACAGCTTGAGCATATTGCCGGACTTGCCGATAACGGTAAGATAAAAGTGCCGGTTACCAGAACCTATTCACTGGATGAAGTCGTACAGGCACTTCAGGAAATTGAAAAACTTCACACGAGAGGGAAGTTGGTTATCACTCCTTGA
- the ggt gene encoding gamma-glutamyltransferase: MKKTYALTIPVLFALLLIPFETVLAQIDREAGNLISTRSEVIAQRGMVATSQPLATQVGLEILRNGGNAIDAAIGANAAMGLMEPTGNGIGGDLFAIIWHAESEQLYALNASGRSPRGLSYDRMMEILEEKGEDDIPAYDLLSVSVPGAVDGWFEMHERFGSVDMSDILSEPIHYAENGFPVSEVISASWRRSVPFLKQQPGAFEETFTIDGRGPEKGEVFRNPDLGNTFRLLAEEGRDAFYRGEIAEKIDVWMKENNGYLRYEDFDKHESEWVEPQTVNYRGYDVYQVGGNVQGTAVLQILNILEGFDLSETGFGTAETLHLMIEAKKLAFEDRAKHYADPDFHEVPYDKLLSKEYAAERRELIGDRARRDLTTGVEVLEDGDTIYLTTADEEGNMVSLIQSNFRGMGTGFVVPGTGFSFQNRGELFSLDPNHPNVYAPGKRPFHTIIPGFVMKDGKPIMAFGNMGGGYQPIGHVSILTNVIDFGMNIQQAGDAFRWEHSGSTQPTDALSDKLTNSGQVSIESGVDFQVVQALRQMGHNVQIGDSFFGRFQAIMRDHEKGVYFGASESRVDGQAAGY; the protein is encoded by the coding sequence ATGAAAAAAACCTATGCTCTGACAATTCCGGTCCTTTTTGCTCTTCTGCTGATCCCTTTTGAAACTGTATTGGCACAAATCGACCGTGAAGCCGGAAACCTTATCTCCACCCGGTCCGAGGTGATCGCTCAACGGGGTATGGTGGCAACCAGTCAGCCTTTGGCCACCCAGGTGGGTTTAGAAATTCTCCGTAACGGAGGAAATGCGATCGATGCAGCTATCGGAGCCAACGCTGCCATGGGGCTTATGGAACCCACCGGAAACGGTATTGGCGGTGATCTCTTTGCCATTATCTGGCATGCTGAAAGCGAACAGCTTTATGCCCTCAATGCCAGCGGACGATCTCCACGCGGACTCTCTTACGACCGTATGATGGAGATCCTCGAAGAGAAAGGGGAGGATGACATTCCTGCTTATGATCTGCTATCGGTATCCGTTCCGGGAGCCGTGGATGGATGGTTTGAAATGCATGAGCGTTTTGGCTCGGTTGATATGAGTGATATCCTGTCTGAACCAATCCACTATGCTGAAAACGGATTCCCGGTAAGTGAGGTGATTTCGGCTTCATGGAGACGCAGTGTTCCTTTTTTAAAGCAACAGCCCGGAGCATTTGAGGAGACTTTCACTATTGACGGCCGCGGACCTGAAAAGGGTGAAGTGTTCCGCAATCCTGATCTTGGAAATACCTTCCGGCTATTGGCCGAGGAAGGCCGCGATGCTTTCTACCGGGGAGAGATAGCCGAAAAGATCGATGTCTGGATGAAAGAGAATAACGGATACCTACGCTATGAAGATTTTGATAAGCATGAATCGGAGTGGGTGGAGCCGCAGACGGTGAACTACCGGGGCTATGATGTATACCAGGTGGGCGGAAACGTACAGGGTACAGCGGTTCTTCAGATACTGAATATCCTGGAAGGATTTGACCTTTCAGAAACCGGATTTGGCACTGCCGAAACCCTGCACCTGATGATCGAAGCTAAGAAACTGGCTTTTGAAGATCGTGCCAAGCATTATGCCGATCCCGATTTTCATGAGGTTCCATATGATAAGCTGCTTTCCAAAGAATATGCGGCCGAGCGTCGCGAACTGATCGGCGACCGGGCTCGCAGAGATCTCACCACCGGAGTTGAAGTGCTCGAAGACGGAGACACCATTTACCTTACCACTGCCGATGAAGAAGGCAATATGGTCTCCCTTATCCAAAGTAACTTTCGGGGCATGGGGACCGGATTTGTGGTACCGGGAACAGGATTCAGCTTTCAAAACCGCGGTGAATTATTTTCTCTCGATCCGAATCACCCGAATGTCTATGCACCGGGCAAACGACCGTTTCATACCATCATCCCCGGTTTTGTAATGAAAGACGGCAAGCCGATCATGGCGTTTGGAAACATGGGCGGTGGTTATCAGCCGATCGGACACGTAAGTATTCTCACTAATGTGATTGATTTTGGGATGAATATTCAGCAGGCCGGCGATGCCTTCCGGTGGGAACACTCGGGATCGACCCAACCTACCGATGCCCTTTCAGATAAACTCACCAATTCAGGACAGGTCAGTATTGAGTCGGGTGTGGATTTTCAGGTAGTTCAGGCCCTCCGGCAAATGGGACATAACGTACAGATCGGAGACAGCTTCTTCGGCCGTTTCCAGGCTATTATGCGTGATCATGAGAAAGGCGTGTATTTTGGAGCTTCGGAGTCGAGGGTGGATGGTCAGGCTGCGGGGTATTGA
- a CDS encoding 4a-hydroxytetrahydrobiopterin dehydratase — MNKEQGLTERKCEACHPDTPVLKGRELREYYQQLGGDWKLVDDHHLTKTYEFNNFREALDFTVKIGEMSEDEGHHPEIKLTWGKVTVTVYTHAIDGLSENDFIWAAKADQIDQ; from the coding sequence ATGAACAAGGAACAAGGTCTTACCGAACGCAAATGTGAAGCCTGCCACCCTGATACCCCGGTACTGAAAGGCCGTGAACTCCGGGAATACTACCAACAGCTTGGAGGCGACTGGAAGCTGGTGGATGACCATCACCTGACCAAGACCTATGAGTTTAATAATTTCAGGGAAGCTCTTGATTTTACCGTCAAAATCGGGGAAATGTCGGAAGATGAAGGGCATCATCCGGAGATAAAGCTGACTTGGGGAAAAGTAACCGTGACGGTGTACACCCATGCTATCGACGGTTTAAGTGAAAATGATTTTATCTGGGCGGCCAAAGCGGATCAGATAGACCAATGA